Part of the Patescibacteria group bacterium genome is shown below.
GCCAAAGAAGAAGTTAAAAAAATTACTGAAGAAGTTGTTAAAGCGGAAATGCCGAAATATTTCTTTGATCATCCGTTAAAAATGAAAGAAGACAGAATCGGCGCCAAGAAAAAATTGATTGCCCGTTTGGAAGAAGTTTTTATTGAAAAAAATATTGGTAAAGACAGAAGAGGCAAAGGTTTTGATTATGCCATGAAATTAATTTATCAGGAAATCAGCCAAGCTATTTTGGATCGCGATCAAAGAATTGACGGACGCAAACTTGATGAACTTAGAGAAATTTCCTGCCAAGTCGGAGTTCTGCCAAGAGTTCACGGTTCAGCCATATTTAACAGAGGAGAAACACAAGTACTCTCGGTTGTTACTTTGGGCGGTCCGGGTATGGAACAATATTTGGACACCATGGAAGACAGCAGCCGAAAACGCTATATGCATCATTATAATTTCCCGCCGTTTTGTTCTGGAGAAGCCGGGCCTTTAAGACAAACAGGACGAAGAGAAGTTGGTCATGGCGCTTTGGCGGAAAAAGGAATTTTACCGATTTTGCCGGATAAAGAAAATTTTCCTTATACTCTCAGATTGGTTTCAGAAGTTCTTTCTTCAAACGGCTCCACTTCAATGGCCGCGACTTGCGCTTCAGTTTTATCATCAATGGATGCCGGTATTCCGATTAAAAAATTAGTATCCGGTATAGCCGTTGGTTTAGCTTCTGAAGAAGGGGATAATGGATTTAAAAAATATAAAGTTATAACCGATATCCAAGATTTGGAAGACGGGCCAGGCGGAATGGATTTTAAAATTATCGGAACGCCGACAGGAATTACCGCCATTCAAATGGATACAAAAACAAAAGGTTTAACTTTTGACGTAATTAAAGAAACTTTTCAGGCCTCAGCAAATGCTCGAGTTAAGATTCTGGAAATAATGACTCAAGCTATGCCGAAGCCCAGAGAAAATTTCTCACCTTACGCGCCAAGAGTGACCATGATTAAAATTAATCCTGATAAAATCAGAGATGTGGTCGGACCGGGTGGAAAAATGATTAATGAAATCGTTGCTCAAACCGGATCAACAATTGATATTGAACAAGACGGCACAGTTATGGTTACTTCATTGAATGAAGAATCAAAAAATAAAGCGGTTGAATGGATTAAAAATATCACTCATGAAGTTAAGGCCGGTGAAATTTTCCAAGGTAAAATTACCAGAATTATGGATTTTGGCGCTTTTGCCGAAGTCGTGCGCGGTCAAGAAGGATTGATTCATGTTTCAGAAATGGCCAATTATCGCGTTGAACATCCTGATGATTTGGTTAAAGTCGGCGACATTGTACCGGTCAAAGTGATGGAAATTGACAGACAAGGCAGAATTAATCTTTCAATGAGAGCCTTACTTGAAGGCGGCGATCAAGCTCGTCCGAATCGAGGAGGCAATGATGATCGTCGAAGATAGAAAACGATACTAAAAAATAAGCTGATAAGCTGGTAAGCTGGTAAGTAAATAAGTAGTGAATAAAAAATAATATGAATGACAAAAGGGCAAAATTAATAATAAGAATTGTTGCCGGAGTGATTTTCGTTTTGTCACTTATTCTATCAATCATAAGTCTTTTATCTTTAGTGACTAAAATTTCTGGAATTAATAGAACAATATTCAGTGCGTATATCCAGATTTTTATGACCAGTAGATTTATGAATCATTTTTTCATTGATG
Proteins encoded:
- a CDS encoding polyribonucleotide nucleotidyltransferase, encoding MEFTTDVAGKKLIVKTGEIAGQANGSCTVQYGETTVLATAVMGDKDQEGMDYFPLMVEYEERFYAAGKIKGSRFIKRETRPPDEAILIGRLIDRSIRPLFDQDMRRSVQVILTVLSIDHENDPDIPALLGASIALHMSNIPWNGPIAGVRVGQINGELVVNPTQTLRATSNLDLMICGMNKRVLMIEAGAQEIEADVMYKAMELGAEEFEKINKFIEEIREKTGKPKMVLVSSLSPEDIAAKEEVKKITEEVVKAEMPKYFFDHPLKMKEDRIGAKKKLIARLEEVFIEKNIGKDRRGKGFDYAMKLIYQEISQAILDRDQRIDGRKLDELREISCQVGVLPRVHGSAIFNRGETQVLSVVTLGGPGMEQYLDTMEDSSRKRYMHHYNFPPFCSGEAGPLRQTGRREVGHGALAEKGILPILPDKENFPYTLRLVSEVLSSNGSTSMAATCASVLSSMDAGIPIKKLVSGIAVGLASEEGDNGFKKYKVITDIQDLEDGPGGMDFKIIGTPTGITAIQMDTKTKGLTFDVIKETFQASANARVKILEIMTQAMPKPRENFSPYAPRVTMIKINPDKIRDVVGPGGKMINEIVAQTGSTIDIEQDGTVMVTSLNEESKNKAVEWIKNITHEVKAGEIFQGKITRIMDFGAFAEVVRGQEGLIHVSEMANYRVEHPDDLVKVGDIVPVKVMEIDRQGRINLSMRALLEGGDQARPNRGGNDDRRR